One Chlorobaculum limnaeum genomic window carries:
- the amrB gene encoding AmmeMemoRadiSam system protein B has product MQPNVRNPAVAETFYPDDPAEIEAVLTRLFRHDQTEATAPASTPAPKALVVPHAGWSYSGAVAAAAFRTVAGRAFQTVVLLGNAHTALFDGIALDPHDAWLTPEGTVPLDRAMRSRLIALDPRKYHQSGEAHRRDHVLEVQLPMLQHVLQPGFTILPLLFGQNPADAYRQCADRLLSVMRDDDLLVASSDLSHYPSSADAVAIDRTTLQLMAELDISGLVRHESTIMRQGIAGLETAFCGPDAVKTVLEIARRKRWHGEVVAYRNSGEAEGGNRSSVVGYGAVVFRES; this is encoded by the coding sequence ATGCAGCCAAACGTCAGAAATCCGGCCGTGGCCGAGACTTTCTACCCGGACGATCCCGCGGAGATCGAAGCCGTGCTCACGCGACTGTTCAGGCATGACCAGACCGAAGCGACTGCGCCAGCATCTACGCCTGCTCCGAAAGCGCTCGTGGTGCCCCATGCGGGCTGGAGCTACAGCGGAGCCGTGGCCGCCGCTGCCTTCCGCACCGTCGCAGGCCGCGCTTTCCAGACTGTTGTGCTGCTCGGCAACGCCCACACCGCCCTCTTCGACGGCATCGCCCTCGACCCGCACGACGCTTGGCTCACTCCGGAGGGAACCGTGCCGCTTGACCGCGCCATGCGGAGCCGCCTGATAGCGCTCGATCCCCGGAAGTATCATCAATCCGGCGAGGCCCACCGGCGCGACCACGTGCTCGAAGTGCAGCTCCCGATGCTCCAGCACGTGCTGCAACCCGGCTTCACGATACTGCCGCTGCTCTTCGGGCAGAATCCGGCGGACGCTTACCGCCAGTGCGCCGACCGTCTGCTTTCGGTCATGCGCGACGACGACCTGCTCGTGGCGAGCAGCGATCTTTCCCACTACCCCTCCTCCGCGGATGCCGTGGCTATCGACCGCACGACACTGCAACTCATGGCGGAGCTGGATATCAGCGGACTGGTGCGGCACGAATCGACGATCATGCGGCAAGGGATTGCCGGACTCGAAACTGCGTTCTGCGGCCCGGACGCCGTCAAAACCGTTCTTGAAATCGCCCGCCGCAAGCGGTGGCATGGCGAAGTTGTCGCGTACCGCAACAGCGGAGAAGCCGAGGGCGGCAACCGGTCATCCGTCGTCGGCTATGGCGCCGTCGTTTTTCGTGAATCCTGA
- a CDS encoding Glu/Leu/Phe/Val family dehydrogenase has translation MQSSNDHPQPVTEPFVLDACSTARSAKENPFDIARRQLDDAASIIGLDAEVLELLRWPMREMHVTIPVKMDDGSVHAFHGFRVQYNDARGPNKGGIRFHPDETIDTVRALAAWMTWKTAVLDIPLGGAKGGVICNPKAMSPGELERLSRSYIRQVGRLLGLEKDVPAPDVYTTPQIMAWMADEYSFMQGHNDFGVITGKPLALGGSLGRGDATARGGIICIREAARMLGIDLTGKTAAINGYGNAGAFAHKLAVELLGMKVVAVSDSKGGIFNPDGLEHTALTEYKKRTGSVAGFPGSTSLTDTALLELDVTVLIPAALEDEISCRNARNIRASIVAELANGPTTPEADKILHERGIYLIPDLLCNAGGVTVSYFEMVQNSSGWYWEEESVHRQLEKKMTAAIKTVHQSAVQYRVDNRTAAMIVAIRRVAEAMKLRGWV, from the coding sequence ATGCAGTCATCGAACGATCATCCCCAGCCAGTCACGGAACCCTTTGTGCTTGACGCCTGTTCAACGGCCAGATCGGCCAAAGAAAATCCCTTCGACATCGCCCGCCGCCAGCTCGACGACGCCGCCAGTATCATCGGCCTCGACGCTGAGGTGCTCGAACTGCTCCGCTGGCCGATGCGCGAGATGCACGTCACCATTCCGGTCAAGATGGACGATGGCTCGGTGCACGCCTTTCACGGCTTCCGGGTGCAGTACAACGACGCGCGCGGCCCGAACAAGGGCGGCATCCGCTTTCATCCCGACGAGACCATCGACACGGTCAGGGCGCTCGCGGCGTGGATGACCTGGAAAACCGCTGTCTTGGACATTCCGCTCGGCGGCGCGAAAGGGGGCGTGATCTGCAATCCGAAAGCGATGTCGCCCGGCGAACTCGAACGGCTGTCGCGCAGCTACATCCGGCAGGTCGGCCGCCTGCTCGGCCTCGAAAAGGACGTGCCCGCGCCCGACGTCTACACCACGCCGCAAATCATGGCCTGGATGGCCGACGAATATTCGTTCATGCAGGGGCACAACGATTTCGGCGTCATCACCGGCAAGCCGCTGGCGCTCGGCGGATCGCTCGGGCGCGGCGACGCCACCGCGCGGGGCGGCATCATCTGCATCCGCGAAGCCGCCAGGATGCTCGGTATCGACCTCACAGGAAAAACCGCCGCCATCAACGGCTACGGCAACGCCGGAGCGTTCGCTCACAAGCTCGCCGTCGAGCTGCTCGGCATGAAAGTGGTGGCTGTCTCCGACTCGAAAGGTGGCATCTTCAACCCGGATGGCCTCGAACATACCGCCCTCACGGAATACAAAAAGCGAACCGGATCGGTGGCCGGCTTTCCCGGCTCAACTTCGCTGACCGACACAGCCCTGCTTGAACTCGACGTGACCGTGCTCATTCCGGCAGCTCTCGAAGACGAGATATCCTGCCGCAACGCGCGGAACATCCGGGCAAGCATCGTCGCCGAACTGGCCAACGGCCCGACCACACCCGAAGCCGATAAAATTCTGCACGAGCGCGGCATTTACCTCATTCCCGACCTGCTCTGCAACGCGGGCGGCGTGACCGTCTCCTACTTTGAAATGGTGCAGAACAGCAGCGGCTGGTACTGGGAAGAGGAGTCTGTGCATCGCCAGCTCGAAAAAAAGATGACCGCCGCGATCAAAACGGTGCATCAGTCTGCCGTGCAATACCGAGTCGATAACCGCACGGCGGCGATGATCGTAGCCATTCGCCGGGTAGCGGAGGCGATGAAGCTGCGCGGCTGGGTGTAA
- the ribB gene encoding 3,4-dihydroxy-2-butanone-4-phosphate synthase, whose translation MNQLLKSISSDPFERVRKGLDALRQGKGVLVADAFDRENEVDLIFPAQSLTVSQMALLIRECSGIVCLCMTEEKVRSLELPMMVEQNTSGFQTAFTVSIEAAEGVTTGVSAADRVRTVLAAVADQACSADLRCPGHIFPLRARPGGVLERPGHTEATVDLMRLAGLKPCGVLCELTNPDGTMATLGEAIEFSHLHGFPVLAIEDMVAWLVHEQTRGEVA comes from the coding sequence ATGAATCAGTTACTTAAAAGCATTTCAAGCGATCCGTTCGAACGGGTGAGAAAAGGTCTCGACGCTCTCCGGCAGGGAAAGGGAGTTCTGGTGGCCGATGCCTTCGACCGTGAAAACGAGGTTGATCTCATCTTTCCCGCACAATCTCTTACCGTTTCGCAGATGGCGCTTCTCATCCGGGAGTGCAGCGGCATCGTCTGCCTCTGCATGACGGAGGAAAAGGTGCGCTCCCTTGAGCTGCCGATGATGGTTGAGCAAAATACCAGCGGTTTTCAGACCGCCTTCACGGTTTCTATCGAAGCTGCCGAAGGGGTGACGACCGGCGTCTCCGCCGCCGATCGCGTTCGCACGGTTCTTGCCGCCGTGGCCGATCAGGCCTGCTCTGCCGATCTTCGCTGTCCCGGCCACATTTTTCCCCTGAGGGCTCGTCCGGGCGGAGTTCTGGAGCGCCCAGGCCATACGGAGGCGACCGTAGACCTTATGCGGCTTGCCGGCCTGAAGCCTTGCGGGGTACTCTGTGAGCTGACCAACCCCGACGGGACGATGGCCACTCTTGGAGAGGCTATCGAGTTTTCGCATTTGCATGGCTTTCCTGTGCTGGCCATCGAAGATATGGTCGCCTGGCTTGTTCATGAGCAGACCCGGGGAGAGGTGGCCTGA
- the rd gene encoding rubredoxin codes for MQKWVCVPCGYEYDPADGDPESGIEPGTAFEDLPDDWVCPVCGVDKSFFEPVS; via the coding sequence ATGCAGAAATGGGTATGCGTGCCTTGCGGCTATGAATACGATCCGGCAGACGGCGATCCCGAAAGCGGCATCGAGCCGGGAACGGCTTTCGAAGATCTTCCGGACGACTGGGTCTGCCCCGTCTGCGGCGTGGACAAGTCATTTTTCGAACCGGTTTCCTGA
- the mtgA gene encoding monofunctional biosynthetic peptidoglycan transglycosylase, with protein sequence MKLLRNAVLLILLFIVVDVGRYFFIPDISRLAHTNPGKTAFMEYREAEWRSEGRDKTIKQRWVPLRKVSPSLVKAVLISEDNNFWHHEGFDFKAIEGAIEKNIEAGEFKFGASTISQQLAKNLFLSPSKNPLRKMKEAILTWRIEQMLSKRRILELYVNVAEWGDGIFGIDQAARHYYGVRASQLTASQSARLAAALPNPVLYKPTGSSGFVRARAKHIYAIMLRRGLVVPDYREVMTAPDTPVAQPPDSVVVGVPENLIQEASLPDSLKHDSSPEPAPEETSENTQPGN encoded by the coding sequence ATGAAATTGCTCAGAAACGCCGTTCTGCTTATTCTGCTCTTTATCGTTGTCGATGTGGGCAGATATTTTTTTATCCCCGATATTTCGAGGCTGGCGCATACCAATCCCGGCAAAACTGCCTTCATGGAGTATCGCGAGGCTGAGTGGCGAAGTGAAGGACGCGACAAAACCATCAAACAGCGCTGGGTTCCGCTGAGGAAGGTGTCGCCATCTCTGGTCAAGGCGGTGCTCATTTCGGAGGATAACAACTTCTGGCATCACGAGGGGTTCGATTTCAAGGCCATCGAGGGGGCGATCGAAAAGAATATCGAGGCGGGTGAATTCAAGTTCGGAGCCAGCACCATCAGCCAGCAGCTCGCCAAGAATCTGTTCCTGTCGCCATCGAAAAATCCGCTGAGAAAGATGAAGGAGGCGATTCTGACCTGGCGGATCGAGCAGATGCTCTCGAAGCGCCGGATTCTCGAACTGTACGTCAACGTGGCCGAGTGGGGAGACGGGATTTTCGGTATCGACCAGGCGGCCCGGCACTATTACGGCGTGAGGGCATCGCAACTGACGGCCAGCCAGTCGGCCCGGCTCGCGGCGGCTCTGCCGAACCCGGTTCTGTACAAGCCAACCGGCTCGTCGGGTTTTGTGAGAGCCCGCGCAAAGCATATTTACGCCATCATGCTGCGGCGGGGTCTGGTGGTGCCGGACTACCGCGAAGTGATGACAGCTCCGGATACGCCGGTCGCCCAGCCGCCGGATTCGGTCGTGGTCGGGGTTCCGGAAAACCTCATCCAAGAAGCATCGCTTCCCGACAGCCTCAAGCATGACTCCTCCCCGGAGCCAGCGCCTGAAGAAACTTCCGAAAACACTCAGCCCGGCAACTGA
- a CDS encoding c-type cytochrome gives MKHSNRIPAITLAIGIGVLASGTFPAKASAAVDGKAVFDKSCSVCHSVAPPPKSAPPILPIAARYHQRFPSRAEGIKYMADFIKSPTKEKVLADPQAISRFGLMPPIPLSPAELNAVAAWVWDQYTGGSWGPGRGQGRGAGQGDCNPQ, from the coding sequence ATGAAGCACTCAAACAGAATTCCCGCCATTACTCTTGCCATCGGTATTGGCGTACTCGCATCCGGAACCTTTCCGGCAAAAGCTTCGGCGGCTGTGGACGGCAAGGCCGTCTTCGACAAGAGTTGCAGCGTCTGCCACTCGGTCGCCCCACCGCCAAAATCCGCCCCGCCCATTCTGCCCATCGCCGCCCGCTACCACCAGCGCTTCCCGTCACGCGCCGAAGGCATCAAATACATGGCTGACTTCATCAAGTCACCCACCAAAGAGAAGGTGCTTGCCGACCCGCAGGCGATCAGCCGTTTCGGCCTCATGCCGCCGATACCGCTCAGCCCCGCTGAGCTGAACGCCGTGGCCGCGTGGGTGTGGGATCAGTACACCGGCGGAAGCTGGGGGCCAGGCCGGGGACAGGGTCGAGGCGCAGGACAGGGTGACTGCAACCCACAGTAG
- the mutL gene encoding DNA mismatch repair endonuclease MutL translates to MASIARLPDIVANKISAGEVVQRPASAVKELIENAIDSGASRITVIIKDAGRQLIQIIDNGCGMESDDVLLSVERFATSKIAGVDDLESLRTLGFRGEALASISSVSHFELKTRREADQLGTLLRSDGGVIETPQPAQCETGTSIAVRNLFFNVPARRKFLKSNATEFKHIHETVKAFVLSYPEIEWRMVNDDEELFHFRTPDVRERLSHFYGEGFGESLIEVIEENDFMTIGGYLGKPGMMVRQKYDQYFFINRRLIQNRMLVQAVQQAYGELLEERQSPFALLFLGLDPSLVDVNVHPAKLEVRFEDEKSIRSMVYPVVKRAVQMHDFSPEASVGQPSAPAVSGEVVLPDAPSRKLSYSTFSGKASTTGDLYKNYREGAFSSSASAPHPLFESSQMSPAAAESSPAPMVQESLLTPSADHSAIDDEQNPVAPDKEPKIWQLHNKYIICQIKTGLMIIDQHVAHERVLYERAIDVMNEAAPNSQQLLFPQKIDLKPWQYEVYEEIGDELYRLGFNIRPFGGMSVMIEGVPPDVRDGAEATILQDMIAEYQENASRLKLEKRDNLAKSYSCRNAIMTGQKLGVEEMRGLIDRLFATRMPYVCPHGRPVIIRLSLGELDRMFGRS, encoded by the coding sequence ATGGCATCAATTGCAAGACTTCCTGATATAGTTGCCAACAAAATCTCCGCTGGCGAGGTGGTGCAGCGCCCGGCCTCGGCGGTCAAGGAGCTGATCGAAAACGCCATCGACTCCGGCGCGAGCCGCATCACCGTTATCATCAAGGATGCCGGTCGCCAGCTCATCCAGATCATCGACAACGGCTGCGGCATGGAGAGCGACGACGTTTTGCTCAGCGTGGAGCGCTTCGCCACCAGCAAGATCGCGGGCGTTGACGATCTCGAATCGCTCAGGACGCTCGGCTTTCGCGGGGAGGCCCTGGCGAGCATCTCGTCGGTCTCGCACTTCGAGCTGAAGACCCGCCGCGAGGCTGACCAGCTCGGCACACTGCTCAGGAGTGACGGCGGCGTCATCGAAACTCCGCAGCCCGCGCAGTGCGAAACCGGAACTTCCATCGCTGTCCGAAATCTCTTTTTCAACGTGCCCGCCCGGCGCAAGTTCCTCAAATCCAACGCCACCGAGTTCAAGCATATCCACGAAACGGTCAAGGCGTTCGTGCTCTCCTATCCCGAGATCGAGTGGCGCATGGTGAACGATGACGAGGAGCTGTTCCACTTCCGCACGCCGGATGTGCGCGAGCGACTGAGCCACTTTTATGGCGAGGGGTTCGGCGAGAGCCTGATCGAGGTGATCGAGGAGAACGACTTCATGACCATCGGCGGCTACCTCGGCAAGCCGGGCATGATGGTGCGCCAGAAATATGACCAGTACTTTTTCATCAACCGCCGCCTCATCCAGAACCGGATGCTCGTGCAGGCTGTGCAGCAGGCGTACGGAGAGCTGCTCGAAGAGCGGCAGTCGCCCTTCGCGCTGCTCTTTCTCGGCCTCGATCCCTCGCTGGTGGATGTGAACGTCCATCCGGCCAAGCTCGAAGTGCGGTTCGAGGATGAAAAAAGCATCCGGAGCATGGTCTATCCGGTGGTCAAGCGCGCCGTGCAGATGCACGATTTTTCGCCCGAAGCGTCAGTCGGGCAGCCTTCCGCACCTGCCGTTTCCGGCGAGGTTGTCTTGCCGGACGCACCGTCGCGGAAGCTTTCGTACTCCACTTTTTCTGGAAAAGCCTCGACGACCGGCGATCTCTACAAAAACTACCGGGAGGGAGCTTTCAGCTCATCCGCATCCGCCCCGCATCCGCTTTTCGAATCCTCTCAAATGTCGCCAGCCGCTGCTGAAAGCAGCCCGGCCCCGATGGTGCAGGAGTCGCTGCTGACCCCGTCCGCCGATCACTCCGCCATCGACGACGAGCAGAATCCGGTCGCGCCGGACAAGGAGCCGAAAATCTGGCAGTTGCACAACAAGTACATCATCTGCCAGATCAAGACGGGGCTGATGATCATCGACCAGCACGTGGCTCACGAGCGGGTGCTCTATGAACGCGCTATCGATGTGATGAACGAGGCCGCGCCGAACTCGCAGCAGTTGCTTTTTCCGCAGAAGATCGACCTCAAGCCCTGGCAGTACGAGGTTTACGAGGAGATCGGCGATGAGCTGTACCGGCTCGGTTTCAACATCCGTCCGTTCGGCGGCATGAGCGTCATGATCGAGGGGGTTCCGCCCGATGTGCGCGACGGCGCGGAGGCGACGATCTTGCAGGACATGATCGCCGAGTACCAGGAGAACGCCTCGCGGCTGAAGCTCGAAAAGCGTGACAACCTCGCCAAATCGTACTCCTGCCGCAACGCTATCATGACCGGCCAGAAGCTCGGCGTCGAGGAGATGAGGGGGCTGATCGACCGCCTCTTCGCCACCCGGATGCCCTACGTCTGCCCGCACGGACGCCCGGTGATCATAAGGCTTTCGCTCGGCGAGCTCGACCGCATGTTCGGGAGGTCGTAG
- a CDS encoding CinA family nicotinamide mononucleotide deamidase-related protein, translating to MKAIIISIGDELLKGHRVNTNAPFIACELGNIGIAVTRIVACSDDPQAIRDTVVSALSDAEAVLVTGGLGPTNDDRTRDAVRELLKRGLVIDEPSFERLADYFRRRNRQMPDSMNDQAMVIEGSVAIPNTKGTAPGMIIECAPQFAGRHLVLMPGVPAEMEAMMRLTVIPFFAPLSGAFIRHTPVMTLGIGETLLAEMIAGIEENLPSGTTLAYLPHTTGVSLMVSTSGAQREEVDAENHRVVEAIVAKAGHFVYATSEVTLEEVVVRTLLERGLTVAVAESCTGGLVGSRLTDVAGSSGCFLEGLVTYSNQAKVRLLGVDPATIEAHGAVSEQVATEMARGCLLNSGAQIAVATTGIAGPGGGSPDKPVGTLCVGVASKSPDGSVLVEASRFTMYGDRHQNKLRFSEAALRGLLERLKEMES from the coding sequence ATGAAAGCGATCATCATATCCATCGGCGACGAGCTGCTCAAGGGGCACCGGGTCAACACCAACGCCCCCTTCATCGCCTGCGAGCTGGGCAATATCGGCATTGCCGTCACGCGCATCGTCGCTTGCTCGGACGATCCGCAGGCGATTCGCGATACGGTCGTCTCTGCTCTTTCCGACGCCGAAGCGGTGCTCGTGACCGGCGGCCTCGGCCCGACCAACGACGATCGGACGCGCGACGCGGTGCGGGAGCTGCTCAAGCGCGGCCTCGTGATCGACGAACCGTCGTTCGAGCGCCTCGCCGACTATTTCCGGCGGCGCAATCGCCAGATGCCCGACTCGATGAATGATCAGGCGATGGTGATCGAAGGTTCGGTCGCGATTCCCAACACGAAGGGCACGGCTCCCGGCATGATCATCGAGTGCGCCCCGCAGTTTGCGGGACGCCACCTCGTGCTGATGCCCGGCGTTCCCGCCGAGATGGAGGCGATGATGCGGCTGACGGTCATTCCCTTCTTCGCGCCGCTTTCCGGAGCCTTCATCCGCCATACCCCGGTCATGACGCTCGGCATCGGCGAAACGCTGCTGGCGGAGATGATCGCCGGGATCGAGGAGAACCTGCCCTCCGGTACGACCCTCGCCTACCTGCCTCACACCACCGGCGTCAGCCTCATGGTGAGCACGTCGGGTGCTCAACGCGAGGAGGTCGATGCTGAGAACCACCGCGTGGTCGAGGCCATCGTGGCGAAAGCGGGTCATTTTGTCTACGCGACCTCGGAGGTGACGCTCGAAGAGGTGGTCGTTCGCACATTGCTCGAAAGGGGACTCACGGTGGCCGTCGCCGAGTCGTGCACCGGCGGGCTGGTGGGGAGCCGCTTGACCGATGTGGCCGGTTCGTCCGGCTGCTTTCTCGAAGGTTTGGTCACCTACAGCAACCAGGCGAAAGTTCGGCTGCTCGGCGTCGATCCGGCGACCATCGAAGCGCACGGCGCGGTCAGCGAGCAGGTCGCCACAGAGATGGCGAGAGGCTGCCTGCTGAACAGCGGCGCACAGATCGCCGTGGCCACCACCGGCATCGCCGGGCCGGGCGGCGGATCGCCGGATAAGCCGGTCGGCACGCTCTGCGTTGGCGTCGCCTCGAAATCGCCTGACGGCTCGGTGCTGGTCGAGGCGAGTCGCTTCACCATGTATGGCGACCGGCATCAGAACAAGCTCCGCTTCAGCGAAGCCGCGCTTCGGGGGCTGCTTGAGCGGTTGAAAGAGATGGAGTCCTGA